One Numenius arquata chromosome 9, bNumArq3.hap1.1, whole genome shotgun sequence DNA window includes the following coding sequences:
- the P2RY1 gene encoding P2Y purinoceptor 1, whose protein sequence is MTEVLISAALNGTEPNLLSSSGWSAGNATTKCSLTKTGFQFYYLPTVYILVFITGFLGNSVAIWMFVFHMRPWSGISVYMFNLALADFLYVLTLPALIFYYFNKTDWIFGDIMCKLQRFIFHVNLYGSILFLTCISVHRYTGVVHPLKSLGRLKKKNAVYISTLVWVIVVAVISPILFFSGTGIRRNKTITCYDTTADDYLRSYFIYSMCTTVLMFCIPFILILGCYGLIVKALIYKDLDNSPLRRKSIYLVIIVLTVFAVSYLPFHVMKTLNLRARVDFQTPQMCAFNDKVYATYQVTRGLASLNSCVDPILYFLAGDTFRRRLSRATRKSSRRSEHNVQSKSEEMTLNILSEYKQNGDTSL, encoded by the coding sequence ATGACCGAAGtcctcatctctgctgctctgaatGGAACTGAACCCAACCTGTTATCCAGCAGTGGCTGGTCTGCAGGAAACGCCACCACCAAGTGTTCCCTGACCAAAACTGGCTTCCAGTTCTATTACCTGCCCACCGTCTACATTCTGGTCTTCATCACTGGGTTTTTGGGCAACAGCGTGGCCATCTGGATGTTTGTCTTCCATATGAGGCCTTGGAGCGGCATCTCAGTTTACATGTTCAACTTGGCGCTAGCTGATTTCTTGTATGTCTTGACTCTGCCTGCCCTCATCTTTTACTACTTCAATAAAACAGACTGGATCTTCGGAGATATCATGTGCAAGCTGCAGAGGTTCATCTTCCACGTGAACCTGTACGGCAGTATTTTGTTTCTAACTTGCATAAGCGTGCACAGGTACACGGGAGTGGTGCACCCCTTGAAGTCGCTGGGGAGGCTGAAGAAGAAGAATGCGGTGTACATCAGCACCCTGGTCTGGGTCATTGTGGTGGCTGTGATTTCTCCAATACTCTTCTTCTCGGGAACGGGGataaggagaaataaaaccatAACGTGCTACGACACAACAGCCGACGATTACCTGAGAAGTTACTTCATTTACAGCATGTGCACCACCGTGCTTATGTTCTGCATCCCCTTCATACTGATTCTTGGTTGCTATGGGCTAATTGTGAAAGCTTTGATTTACAAAGATTTGGACAATTCTCCTCTCAGGAGAAAGTCAATTTACCTGGTTATTATTGTGTTGACGGTCTTTGCTGTGTCTTACCTTCCCTTCCATGTGATGAAGACCTTAAATCTAAGAGCCAGGGTGGATTTTCAGACTCCGCAAATGTGTGCCTTCAACGATAAGGTTTATGCCACTTACCAAGTGACGAGGGGTCTGGCCAGCCTCAACAGCTGCGTCGACCCCATTCTTTACTTTCTGGCAGGTGATACCTTTCGAAGGCGGCTTTCCAGGGCGACCAGGAAATCGTCCAGAAGAAGTGAACACAACGTGCAGTCCAAAAGCGAGGAAATGACTCTCAATATTTTATCAGAGTATAAACAGAACGGAGATACCAGTTTGTGA